Within Runella rosea, the genomic segment AAACTCCGTATTGGTGTTTGATGTTGAGCTTGTAGATGTTAAGAATGCACCCAAGCAGCAATAAATAGTTGTTAGTGAATAGTGATTAGTGAGTCGTTTTTTGAATGGCAAAACCCACAAACCACCTCTCACTAATCACGTTTTACATAATCACTTAGTTACAAATTATTTAATAAACCAGAATGAGGGGGACGTTAATTTTAGGGTTAGCAGTAAGCTTAGCTGTTACGATTGTAGCTTGCGAGCAAACCGAGGAAGCCTTTCAGGACCGTAAAACACGCGACAATAAAGCGGAAATACGGAGCTATCTGCTCGCTAATAACATACAGGCCGATAGCCTTCGTAATGGATTGTATTTCAGCATCCTGAATAAAAATCCGAATGCTCAAAAACCGCAGATAGGCGATGAGATTACGTTTCGTTACATTGCCCGGCGCCTAGACGGCACTATCGTCGATAGTAGCCAAGTAGGGATAAACGATGTGTATATTCGCTCTTTTAATTCCAATGATATTACGGCGGCGGGGTATGCAATGACTTACCGCTTCAATGCAGTACCTTCATTTGAAGAACTTTTAGCAGCACCACAGGAAAAAATCAGAGAGGGAGATAAAGTCTCGCTTTTTGTGCCGTGGTCGCTGAGAGGAACGGGGGATGTGTCGCTGTTGGCACCTTTATATATTCCAATTCGATACGATTTGGATATTCTTAAAGTGAGAACCGAAGAAGAGCAAATTGATGATTTTGTGGCGTTGAACAAAATTCAGGGATTGGAAAAAAATCCAACGAATGGCCTTCGATTTGTAAAAACCAAAGCATATCCCGACTCCGCATTGATTGCCGTTAATACAACCGTCAGTGTGACTTACACAGGAAAATTGATTCGGAATGGAGTACAATTTGATTCTGGAACAATAGACGTAAGTGTAGTAGACCCAACGGGTAATGCCT encodes:
- a CDS encoding FKBP-type peptidyl-prolyl cis-trans isomerase, which codes for MRGTLILGLAVSLAVTIVACEQTEEAFQDRKTRDNKAEIRSYLLANNIQADSLRNGLYFSILNKNPNAQKPQIGDEITFRYIARRLDGTIVDSSQVGINDVYIRSFNSNDITAAGYAMTYRFNAVPSFEELLAAPQEKIREGDKVSLFVPWSLRGTGDVSLLAPLYIPIRYDLDILKVRTEEEQIDDFVALNKIQGLEKNPTNGLRFVKTKAYPDSALIAVNTTVSVTYTGKLIRNGVQFDSGTIDVSVVDPTGNASGGVVKGFNDGVAKLRFGEKAIVIFPSALGYSVQGSAGKIPAYSPLYFEIEAKRK